The Delphinus delphis chromosome 10, mDelDel1.2, whole genome shotgun sequence genome includes a region encoding these proteins:
- the HRH1 gene encoding histamine H1 receptor has translation MTLPNSSSVLEDKMCEGNKTTTPNPQMMPLVVVLSAISLVTVGLNLLVLYAVHSERKLHTVGNLYIVSLSVADLIVGAVVMPVNILYLLMSRWSLGRPLCLFWLSMDYVASTASIFSIFILCVDRYRSVQQPLRYLRYRTKTRASATILAAWFLSFLWVIPILGWQRFMSKTSGHREDKCETDFYNVTWFKVMTAIINFYLPTSLMLWFYAKIYKAVQQHCQQRELINGSLPSFSEDKLKPEDLRVGAKKPGKESPGEVLKRKPKDAGGGPVLKSASQDPKEIKSPGVFSQEKDGGLDKFHCSPLNIVQTQMEADGSGREYGAISQSQSQLEMGEQGLNTHGAKEILEDQILGDSQSFSRTDSDTAPELARGEAKSNSESSTGLDYIKFTWKRLCSHSRQYVSVLHVNRERKAAKQLGFIMVAFIVCWIPYFIFFMVIAFCESCCNQHVHMFTIWLGYINSTLNPLIYPLCNENFKKTFKKILHIRS, from the coding sequence GATGTGTGAGGGGAACAAGACCACCACGCCCAACCCCCAAATGATGCCCCTGGTGGTGGTCCTGAGCGCCATCTCCTTGGTCACAGTGGGACTCAACCTGCTGGTCCTGTATGCTGTGCACAGCGAGCGGAAGCTACACACGGTGGGGAACCTGTACATTGTCAGCCTGTCGGTGGCCGATCTGATTGTGGGGGCCGTCGTCATGCCCGTGAACATCCTCTACCTCCTCATGTCCAGGTGGTCCCTGGGACGCCCTCTCTGCCTCTTTTGGCTTTCCATGGACTATGTAGCCAGCACAGCGTCCATTTTCAGCATCTTCATCTTGTGCGTTGATCGCTACCGCTCTGTGCAGCAGCCCCTCAGATACCTGAGGTATCGCACCAAGACCCGAGCGTCGGCCACCATCTTGGCAGCctggtttctctccttcctgtGGGTTATTCCCATTCTGGGCTGGCAGCGCTTCATGTCGAAGACCTCAGGGCACCGGGAGGACAAGTGCGAGACGGACTTCTACAATGTCACCTGGTTCAAGGTCATGACTGCCATCATCAACTTCTACCTGCCCACCTCGCTCATGCTCTGGTTCTACGCTAAGATCTACAAGGCTGTACAGCAGCACTGTCAGCAGCGGGAGCTCATCAACGGATCCCTCCCGTCCTTCTCTGAAGACAAGCTGAAGCCAGAGGACCTCAGGGTGGGCGCTAAGAAACCAGGGAAGGAGTCTCCCGGGGAAGTTCTGAAAAGGAAGCCGAAAGATGCCGGTGGTGGACCTGTCTTGAAGTCAGCATCCCAAGACCCAAAGGAGATAAAGTCTCCAGGTGTCTTCAGCCAGGAGAAGGATGGAGGACTGGACAAATTCCATTGCTCCCCACTTAACATTGTGCAGACGCAGATGGAGGCAGACGGGAGTGGCCGGGAGTACGGAGCCATcagccagagccagagccagcTCGAGATGGGCGAGCAGGGCCTGAACACGCATGGGGCCAAGGAGATACTAGAGGATCAGATCCTAGGTGACAGCCAGTCCTTCTCCCGGACAGACTCAGACACCGCCCCAGAGTTGGCACGAGGGGAAGCCAAATCGAACAGTGAGTCTAGCACAGGCCTGGATTATATCAAGTTCACCTGGAAGAGGCTTTGCTCACATTCAAGACAGTACGTGTCTGTGTTGCACGTGAACCGAGAACGGAAGGCCGCCAAACAATTGGGTTTTATCATGGTGGCCTTCATCGTTTGCTGGATTCCTTACTTCATCTTCTTCATGGTCATTGCCTTCTGCGAGAGCTGCTGTAACCAACATGTGCACATGTTCACCATCTGGCTGGGCTACATCAACTCCACGTTGAACCCCCTCATCTACCCCTTGTGCAACGAGAACTTCAAGAAGACGTTCAAGAAAATTCTGCACATTCGCTCCTAA